The Anabrus simplex isolate iqAnaSimp1 chromosome 1, ASM4041472v1, whole genome shotgun sequence genome window below encodes:
- the LOC136873885 gene encoding ELL-associated factor 1, protein MADKLGLGTEVRELKLGPSFSNNKSTSFHTIRYDFKPASVDLSKVATVDVGSGNQVTVTVPHLDGAGTSHTVFKGSQRPYQKECVLIIDRTTGEITLEKLSNNVQVKKTRMEMVQKVTPPFPHPNSRVAFEMPSNLPDKLSAPQQRPKSKKKTSPKSHQTAPSLSGCIPRHSPLHASPPYPTHSPTRPQHKSPPQSNPPRSTPVPPSLPVIGMDDSPSIGFGNAGSFGSHSQQQSQPEISRPPRHSPEYENSPIIEQDEIGILPSSSSDSSSGSGSSDSDSEPDMKPVARYNSSPLNSVNGHMNGTASPSLSMPDHLLKEDLQLSESGSESD, encoded by the coding sequence ATGGCTGATAAGTTGGGCCTGGGAACAGAAGTTCGTGAGCTCAAGCTGGGACCTAGCTTTTCAAACAATAAATCTACATCTTTCCATACAATACGGTATGACTTCAAGCCTGCAAGTGTTGATCTTAGTAAAGTGGCGACTGTGGATGTTGGTTCAGGAAACCAGGTGACAGTGACAGTTCCTCATCTGGATGGTGCTGGTACATCTCATACAGTATTTAAAGGTTCTCAACGTCCTTATCAGAAAGAATGTGTGCTTATTATTGATAGAACAACTGGAGAGATAACACTGGAAAAGTTAAGTAATAATGTACAAGTTAAGAAGACTAGAATGGAGATGGTGCAGAAGGTTACTCCACCATTTCCTCATCCCAATTCTCGTGTTGCTTTTGAGATGCCTTCTAATCTACCAGATAAACTTTCTGCCCCCCAGCAACGTCcaaaaagcaaaaagaaaacaTCACCTAAATCTCATCAAACAGCGCCTTCACTATCTGGATGCATTCCTCGTCACTCTCCTCTTCATGCTTCACCTCCGTATCCTACACATAGCCCAACCCGTCCACAGCACAAGTCGCCTCCACAAAGTAATCCTCCAAGGAGTACTCCCGTGCCACCAAGCTTGCCAGTCATAGGAATGGATGATTCACCAAGTATCGGATTTGGAAATGCAGGAAGTTTTGGTTCTCACTCACAACAGCAGTCGCAGCCGGAAATATCAAGGCCGCCTAGACATTCCCCTGAGTATGAAAACAGTCCTATAATTGAACAAGATGAAATAGGTATTCTGCCATCCTCTTCAAGCGATTCTTCAAGTGGCAGTGGCTCTTCTGATAGTGACAGTGAACCTGACATGAAGCCCGTTGCAAGATACAATTCTTCTCCCTTGAACAGTGTGAATGGTCATATGAATGGGACTGCTTCGCCCTCTTTGTCAATGCCCGATCATTTACTGAAAGAAGATTTGCAGCTCTCAGAATCTGGTTCTGAGAGTGATTAA